A genome region from Glutamicibacter arilaitensis Re117 includes the following:
- a CDS encoding ABC transporter permease, with protein MITAVELGLIYAIMALGVYLTFRILDFPDLTVDGSFTTGAAVASVGIVNGMNPWLATVLAFFAGMVAGVITGLLHTKGKIDGLLAGILTMIALYSINLRIMGKANTPLLGEDTLISPMRASGILGSWASVSILFAVCLVFVAAIVWFLHTELGMAMRATGDNQEMIRSFGVSTDNQKILGLALSNGLVALSGAVIAQYQGFADIGMGIGLILIGLASVIVGQAIFTQRYIWLAAIAVVFGAVIYRLVIQMALSAGLEVNDMKLISAVLVVLALLLPKWKGFQKVLKSVKKRPQPVTESKEEVRTNA; from the coding sequence ATGATCACAGCGGTTGAACTCGGCCTGATTTACGCCATCATGGCGCTCGGGGTGTACCTGACCTTCCGTATCCTGGACTTTCCTGACCTGACCGTCGACGGCAGCTTCACCACTGGTGCCGCCGTCGCCTCGGTGGGCATCGTGAACGGGATGAATCCCTGGCTGGCCACGGTGCTGGCCTTCTTCGCCGGCATGGTTGCCGGTGTCATTACCGGCCTGCTGCATACCAAGGGCAAGATCGATGGCCTGCTGGCCGGTATCCTGACCATGATCGCGCTGTACTCGATCAACCTGCGCATCATGGGCAAGGCCAACACCCCGTTGCTGGGCGAGGACACCTTGATCAGCCCGATGCGCGCCTCGGGAATCCTGGGCTCGTGGGCTTCGGTCTCCATCCTCTTCGCCGTCTGCCTGGTCTTCGTGGCTGCAATCGTCTGGTTCCTGCACACCGAACTGGGCATGGCCATGCGCGCTACCGGCGACAACCAGGAAATGATCCGCTCCTTCGGCGTGAGCACCGATAACCAGAAAATCCTGGGCCTGGCCCTGTCCAACGGCCTGGTCGCCCTTTCCGGTGCGGTCATCGCCCAGTACCAGGGCTTCGCCGATATCGGCATGGGCATCGGCCTGATCCTGATCGGCCTGGCATCGGTCATCGTCGGCCAAGCCATCTTCACCCAGCGCTACATCTGGCTCGCGGCCATCGCCGTGGTCTTCGGTGCAGTGATCTACCGCCTGGTAATCCAGATGGCGCTTTCGGCCGGCCTGGAAGTCAACGACATGAAGCTGATTTCCGCGGTCCTGGTGGTCCTGGCCCTGCTGCTGCCCAAGTGGAAGGGTTTCCAGAAGGTCCTCAAGAGCGTCAAGAAGCGCCCGCAGCCCGTTACCGAATCCAAGGAAGAGGTTCGCACCAATGCTTGA
- a CDS encoding ABC transporter ATP-binding protein, translating into MLEIKNLSRTFFPGTVNERKALRNINLNLADGEFVTVIGSNGAGKSTVLNMVAGKLQPDVGSVTIAGKNVTKLADYKRAKYIGRVFQDPMAGTAPTMSIEENMALAYARGRFRGLGLGVGSKRRELFVEELKSLELGLENRLKTKVGLLSGGQRQALSLLMATFSKPKILLLDEHTAALDPQRAALVSRLTKEIVERHQLTTLMVTHNMEQALQLGTRLIMMHDGQIILDLNQEEKSKMTVQDLLDEFGKIKGAQLDDKTMLQ; encoded by the coding sequence ATGCTTGAAATCAAGAACCTGTCGCGCACGTTCTTCCCGGGAACCGTCAACGAGCGCAAGGCGCTGCGCAATATCAACCTGAACCTGGCCGACGGTGAATTCGTCACCGTCATCGGCTCCAACGGCGCCGGCAAATCCACCGTGCTGAACATGGTGGCAGGCAAGCTGCAGCCAGATGTCGGTTCGGTGACCATCGCCGGCAAGAACGTCACCAAGCTGGCTGACTACAAGCGGGCCAAGTACATTGGCCGCGTTTTCCAGGACCCTATGGCCGGCACCGCGCCGACCATGTCCATCGAGGAGAACATGGCCCTGGCCTACGCCCGTGGACGCTTCCGCGGCCTAGGCCTGGGTGTTGGATCCAAGCGCCGCGAACTGTTTGTCGAAGAGCTCAAGTCCTTGGAACTCGGTCTGGAAAACCGCCTGAAGACCAAGGTGGGCCTGCTTTCTGGCGGACAGCGCCAGGCGTTGAGCTTGCTGATGGCTACCTTCTCCAAGCCCAAGATCCTGCTGCTCGATGAGCACACCGCAGCTCTTGATCCGCAGCGTGCCGCGCTGGTCTCGCGCTTGACCAAGGAAATTGTCGAGCGCCACCAGCTGACCACCTTGATGGTCACGCACAATATGGAACAGGCCTTGCAACTGGGCACCCGGCTGATCATGATGCACGACGGGCAGATCATCCTGGATTTGAACCAGGAAGAGAAATCCAAGATGACCGTCCAGGATCTGCTCGATGAATTCGGCAAGATCAAGGGTGCGCAGCTTGATGACAAGACCATGCTCCAGTAG
- a CDS encoding HAD family hydrolase gives MDHRLIWKELGIQAPDHVGQILSSDLYHDARSALRALQGIGLSVGIAGNQPEGAIKQLAETGISADFVASSTQWGIAKPDEKFFARVMEESGLAADAILYVGDRLDNDVLPARKSGMKTAFIIRGPWGHIHARRPEANLADYRIQSLEELVHLLA, from the coding sequence ATGGATCATCGACTGATTTGGAAAGAACTCGGCATTCAAGCCCCAGACCATGTGGGACAAATACTCTCCTCGGATCTCTACCACGACGCAAGGTCTGCACTTCGCGCCCTCCAAGGTATTGGCTTGAGCGTCGGCATTGCTGGCAACCAGCCCGAGGGTGCCATCAAGCAATTAGCGGAAACAGGAATCTCGGCCGACTTTGTCGCTTCTTCCACCCAATGGGGCATAGCCAAACCAGACGAGAAATTCTTTGCTCGTGTCATGGAAGAATCCGGGCTGGCCGCTGATGCCATTCTTTACGTTGGAGATCGACTAGACAACGACGTTCTGCCCGCCCGGAAGTCGGGAATGAAAACAGCTTTCATTATTCGGGGCCCTTGGGGACATATCCATGCGCGTCGTCCCGAAGCGAATCTTGCCGACTACCGAATTCAATCTCTAGAAGAATTGGTTCACCTTTTGGCTTAG
- a CDS encoding MFS transporter, translating to MATQRGFAVLWAASSLSNLADGVAFIAVPLIAASLTQDPRLIAGLSLCYAVVRLLFALPVGVWVDRLDRRTLFSAANVLRGIALLFLALAFHFSGPNLLVLYLAMAFIAILEGTADTVAIALLPQLVGDKKLDQANSQITATQLITDEFAGPPLGGVLFAFAAAIPLYSMGGLWAVAGLIALALPRSAPPTVDSDERQRIWAEAREGIRWLLKHRLVGALSMISGLASVGYMMAFSILVLFANEKLGLDSTGYGLLLSFSALGGLAGSAITPKLRRSLGYRNVILGSLALGSLSLGVLAFSTTALLAGIMLALYIMHAVIWNICSLSLRQRLVPEHLMGRVSAASRVLGLAGLALGSTLGGFVGHVSLILAVASGAAVFVLCVGLAWIGVEKEPDSTC from the coding sequence GTGGCTACTCAACGTGGATTCGCAGTTCTGTGGGCAGCATCTTCGTTGTCCAACCTTGCAGATGGGGTGGCCTTTATTGCGGTTCCGCTGATCGCAGCTTCTCTAACTCAGGATCCACGCCTGATCGCCGGACTGTCGTTGTGCTACGCCGTAGTACGTCTACTCTTCGCTTTACCCGTTGGAGTCTGGGTGGACCGACTCGACCGGCGCACTTTGTTCAGCGCAGCAAATGTCCTGCGTGGCATCGCCCTGCTGTTCCTAGCATTGGCCTTTCATTTCTCCGGCCCGAATCTACTGGTGCTCTATCTGGCCATGGCATTTATCGCTATCTTGGAGGGCACCGCAGACACCGTGGCGATCGCCTTACTGCCACAACTGGTAGGCGACAAAAAACTGGATCAAGCAAATAGCCAGATCACTGCCACACAGTTGATCACCGATGAATTCGCGGGCCCTCCTCTCGGAGGAGTTCTTTTCGCCTTCGCCGCTGCCATCCCTTTATATTCAATGGGAGGACTTTGGGCCGTTGCTGGACTGATCGCTCTTGCGTTGCCTCGCAGCGCACCTCCAACAGTTGATTCCGACGAGCGCCAACGCATTTGGGCTGAGGCTAGGGAAGGAATTCGTTGGCTTCTGAAGCACCGATTGGTTGGGGCCTTGTCGATGATCAGCGGTTTAGCCAGCGTCGGGTACATGATGGCTTTTTCCATTTTGGTGTTATTTGCCAATGAAAAACTTGGACTGGATTCCACCGGTTACGGACTTCTGCTCTCATTTTCTGCGCTCGGTGGCCTGGCTGGAAGCGCCATCACTCCGAAGCTTCGACGCAGTCTGGGATATCGCAATGTGATACTTGGAAGTCTTGCACTGGGATCGCTGAGTTTGGGTGTACTCGCGTTCAGCACAACGGCGTTGTTGGCCGGCATCATGCTGGCGTTGTACATCATGCACGCAGTGATTTGGAATATCTGTTCGCTATCCCTGCGTCAGCGGCTGGTCCCTGAGCACCTGATGGGTAGGGTCAGTGCAGCCAGTAGGGTCCTCGGCTTAGCCGGTCTGGCGTTGGGGTCCACACTCGGAGGATTTGTGGGTCATGTCAGCCTCATATTAGCGGTAGCCTCCGGAGCAGCCGTCTTCGTGCTTTGCGTGGGGCTAGCTTGGATAGGCGTTGAGAAGGAGCCTGACTCCACCTGCTAA
- a CDS encoding GNAT family N-acetyltransferase — MAGIHRRLALPEARLVVASKATVPAGFTISSPHDGYLEIYYVAVAPNFWGQGVARELLADVDRHAQNAGVQELRLWVIAETSRATDLYQANGYRDSGQELADETTGRIELLLSKTMG, encoded by the coding sequence TTGGCCGGCATTCACCGTCGCCTGGCATTGCCGGAAGCCAGGCTCGTGGTGGCGTCCAAGGCCACAGTTCCAGCAGGATTTACTATCAGCTCACCCCACGATGGCTATCTGGAAATCTACTACGTCGCCGTTGCGCCGAATTTCTGGGGGCAAGGCGTCGCTCGCGAACTCTTGGCCGACGTCGATCGCCACGCTCAGAACGCCGGCGTCCAAGAACTGCGCTTATGGGTGATCGCCGAGACTTCGAGGGCAACCGACTTGTACCAGGCCAACGGCTACCGAGATTCTGGTCAGGAACTCGCAGATGAAACCACTGGACGTATTGAATTGCTGCTGTCTAAAACAATGGGCTAG
- a CDS encoding VIT1/CCC1 transporter family protein, producing the protein MTDSLNSHPGEPHDLNFAERLNWLRAGVLGANDGIVSVAATVVGVAGVTNHTAPIITAGMAAVIGGAISMALGEYVSVSSQRDSQRALVEKERQELREDPEAELTELAGIYQAKGLSKHTAMQVATELTEHDALAAHLSAELNIDEEEVVNPWHAAYASAVAFIVGAILPMLAILLPPEEIRIPVTFVAVLAALALTGTLSAYIGGSSKHVAALRLVIGGALALAATFIIGSLLGSSGII; encoded by the coding sequence ATGACCGATTCTTTGAATTCGCATCCAGGCGAACCGCATGATCTGAACTTCGCCGAACGTCTCAACTGGCTGCGCGCCGGGGTGCTCGGAGCCAACGACGGCATTGTTTCGGTAGCCGCGACAGTTGTTGGCGTCGCCGGCGTCACCAACCACACCGCCCCGATCATCACTGCCGGAATGGCCGCGGTCATCGGCGGGGCCATCTCGATGGCACTGGGCGAGTATGTTTCGGTCAGCAGCCAACGAGACTCGCAGCGTGCCCTGGTAGAGAAGGAACGCCAAGAGCTGCGTGAAGATCCCGAAGCTGAGCTCACTGAGCTTGCCGGGATCTACCAGGCGAAGGGGCTGAGCAAGCACACCGCGATGCAGGTGGCTACCGAACTAACCGAACATGATGCGTTGGCGGCCCACTTGTCCGCCGAGTTGAATATCGACGAAGAAGAAGTCGTCAATCCTTGGCATGCTGCGTATGCTTCGGCGGTGGCATTTATTGTTGGGGCCATCCTGCCCATGTTGGCCATCTTGTTACCGCCAGAAGAAATTCGCATTCCGGTGACCTTCGTTGCGGTACTTGCCGCGCTTGCCCTCACCGGGACGCTCAGCGCCTACATCGGCGGAAGCTCCAAGCACGTTGCCGCACTTCGACTGGTGATAGGTGGTGCGCTGGCCTTAGCTGCGACGTTCATTATTGGTTCGCTGCTTGGCTCCAGCGGGATCATTTAG
- the argS gene encoding arginine--tRNA ligase: MTPEELSAAISACLTEAVAAGEISVEVPETVRVDRPKSREHGDWATNIALQLGKKAGMAPRDFAQILATRLASVPGVGAVDIAGPGFLNITLEAGAAGELARTIVEAGSAYGSNEALAGHVVNMEFVSANPTGPLHIGHTRWAALGDAISRVLRASGASVTSEYYINDAGNQMNVFARSVYNRIHGLPVPEGGYPGEYIKELGDAVLAENPELKDLEEAEAIPALRDAAYKAQLADIKSTLADFGVSFDVFFSETTLHERGAVADAVARLREQGHIFDLEGAVWLRTTDFGDDKDRVLIRANGEPTYFAADAAYYLSKKDRGFEEKIYLLGADHHGYVNRLKAIAACAGDDKDKNIEVLIGQLISVNGAKLSKRAGNIIELRDLINWIGADALRYSLARFPADSPIALDPEQLKKNTNDNPVFYVQYAHARSAAAARNAAAKGVTRNDFDAALLTDPTENELLAVLGQFPSVVAGSAEFREPHRIARYLEQVAGAYHSWYAATRITPMGEDEAIAPVHGTRLWLNDAATTVLANGLELLGVSAPERM, encoded by the coding sequence GTGACTCCTGAAGAACTCTCCGCAGCAATATCCGCATGCCTCACCGAAGCCGTAGCCGCAGGTGAAATCTCCGTCGAGGTACCCGAGACCGTACGCGTTGACCGACCGAAGAGCCGTGAACACGGCGACTGGGCTACCAACATCGCGTTGCAGCTGGGCAAGAAGGCCGGCATGGCCCCTCGCGACTTCGCCCAGATCTTGGCTACCCGGCTTGCTTCGGTTCCAGGAGTTGGCGCCGTGGACATCGCAGGTCCCGGCTTCTTGAACATCACCCTCGAAGCAGGAGCGGCCGGCGAGCTGGCCCGCACCATCGTCGAGGCAGGCTCCGCCTACGGCAGCAACGAAGCGCTGGCCGGCCACGTGGTCAACATGGAATTCGTTTCGGCGAACCCCACCGGCCCGCTGCACATCGGCCACACCCGCTGGGCCGCGCTGGGCGATGCGATCTCCCGCGTGCTGCGCGCCTCGGGTGCATCGGTGACCAGCGAGTACTACATCAACGATGCCGGCAACCAGATGAACGTCTTCGCCCGCTCGGTCTACAACCGCATCCACGGCCTGCCTGTGCCAGAGGGCGGCTACCCGGGCGAGTACATCAAGGAACTGGGCGACGCCGTGTTGGCCGAGAATCCTGAGCTGAAGGACCTGGAAGAAGCAGAAGCCATCCCGGCGCTGCGCGATGCCGCCTACAAGGCGCAGCTGGCGGACATCAAGTCCACGCTGGCCGACTTCGGCGTCAGCTTCGACGTGTTCTTCTCCGAAACCACCTTGCATGAACGCGGGGCCGTGGCCGACGCCGTGGCACGCCTGCGCGAACAGGGCCACATCTTCGACTTGGAGGGCGCAGTCTGGCTGCGCACCACCGACTTCGGCGATGACAAGGACCGCGTGCTGATCCGCGCCAACGGCGAACCGACCTACTTCGCCGCCGACGCCGCCTACTACCTGTCCAAGAAGGACCGCGGCTTCGAAGAGAAGATCTACCTGCTGGGTGCCGACCACCACGGCTACGTCAACCGCCTCAAGGCCATTGCCGCCTGCGCGGGAGACGACAAGGACAAGAACATCGAGGTGCTGATCGGCCAGCTGATCAGCGTTAACGGCGCCAAGCTCTCCAAGCGCGCCGGCAACATCATCGAGCTGCGCGATCTGATCAACTGGATCGGCGCCGACGCGCTGCGCTACTCGCTGGCCCGCTTCCCAGCCGATTCGCCGATCGCACTGGATCCAGAGCAGCTGAAGAAGAACACCAACGACAACCCGGTGTTCTACGTCCAGTACGCCCACGCACGCTCGGCCGCCGCGGCCCGCAACGCCGCCGCCAAGGGTGTTACCCGCAACGACTTCGATGCAGCACTGCTCACCGACCCGACCGAGAATGAACTGCTTGCCGTGCTCGGCCAGTTCCCATCGGTAGTTGCAGGCTCCGCAGAATTCCGCGAACCGCACCGCATTGCCCGTTACTTGGAGCAGGTCGCCGGCGCTTACCACTCGTGGTACGCCGCTACCCGCATCACCCCGATGGGCGAAGATGAAGCGATCGCACCGGTGCACGGCACCCGCCTGTGGCTGAACGACGCCGCCACCACCGTATTGGCAAATGGATTGGAACTGCTGGGCGTTTCCGCCCCAGAGAGGATGTAA
- the lysA gene encoding diaminopimelate decarboxylase, translating into MAVSPLAPQWLQFPENINALRDIEWASGVSREAGGELSVQGISVSKLAEEFGTPLFVLDENDFRARAAGFKTAFDEAFKDLCGGVDVYYAGKAFLCTEVARWVTAEGLRLDTCSGGELAVASAAKVPAANLSLHGNNKSAAEITRAIEMGVGRLVIDSLDELERVISIADAMGQTAQVMLRITPGVHASTHEAIATAHEDQKFGLSILEDGTGSSPALRAVAGALAAKNINLLGLHAHIGSQIFEAEGFAMVARTMLGLLHKIREIHGVQLPELDLGGGYGIAYTSEDQPSTPAKLAGQMAQVVSETCKELELECPRISIEPGRAIAGPSTFTLYEAGVRKDVQVEDASGTLHPRRYISVDGGMSDNPRPVLYDAQYTAVLASRMTQNDAIISRVVGKHCESGDIVVKDVYLPEDVAAGDLLAVPATGAYCWALSSNYNYLTRPAVVAVRDGQARLIVRRETETDLLARDMGV; encoded by the coding sequence ATGGCCGTATCGCCGCTAGCCCCGCAATGGCTGCAATTCCCCGAAAACATCAACGCACTTCGCGACATCGAATGGGCTTCGGGGGTTTCCCGCGAGGCTGGCGGCGAACTGTCTGTCCAGGGCATTTCCGTCTCGAAGCTGGCCGAAGAATTCGGCACCCCGCTGTTCGTGCTCGACGAGAACGACTTCCGCGCGCGTGCCGCAGGCTTCAAAACCGCCTTTGACGAGGCGTTCAAGGACTTGTGCGGGGGAGTAGACGTCTACTACGCCGGCAAGGCATTCTTGTGCACCGAAGTGGCCCGCTGGGTCACCGCCGAAGGCCTGCGCCTGGATACCTGCTCGGGTGGCGAGCTGGCTGTAGCCAGCGCCGCCAAGGTACCCGCTGCCAACCTCTCGCTGCACGGCAATAACAAGTCGGCCGCCGAAATCACCCGCGCCATCGAGATGGGCGTGGGACGCCTGGTCATCGACTCGCTCGATGAGCTTGAGCGCGTGATTTCCATCGCTGATGCCATGGGGCAAACCGCCCAGGTGATGCTGCGCATTACCCCCGGCGTGCACGCCTCCACCCATGAGGCCATCGCCACTGCGCACGAGGACCAGAAGTTCGGGTTGTCCATCTTGGAAGACGGCACCGGCAGCTCCCCGGCACTGCGTGCGGTAGCCGGCGCCCTGGCCGCGAAGAACATCAACCTGCTGGGCCTGCACGCGCATATCGGTTCGCAGATCTTCGAAGCCGAGGGCTTCGCCATGGTCGCGCGCACCATGCTTGGCCTGCTGCACAAGATCCGCGAAATCCACGGCGTCCAGCTGCCTGAACTGGATCTGGGCGGCGGCTACGGCATTGCCTACACTTCCGAAGACCAGCCATCCACCCCGGCCAAGCTGGCAGGGCAGATGGCCCAGGTTGTTTCCGAAACCTGCAAGGAACTGGAACTGGAATGCCCGCGCATTTCCATCGAGCCAGGCCGCGCCATTGCAGGCCCGAGTACCTTCACCCTCTACGAGGCCGGCGTGCGCAAGGACGTCCAGGTCGAGGACGCCTCCGGCACCCTGCATCCGCGCCGCTACATTTCGGTGGATGGGGGGATGAGCGATAACCCGCGCCCGGTGCTCTACGACGCGCAATACACCGCCGTGCTGGCCAGCCGTATGACGCAAAACGACGCAATTATTTCTCGCGTAGTTGGGAAACATTGCGAGTCAGGTGACATAGTCGTGAAAGACGTTTACCTGCCCGAGGACGTGGCGGCCGGCGATTTGCTCGCCGTTCCGGCCACCGGCGCCTACTGCTGGGCGCTGTCGAGCAACTACAACTACCTCACCCGTCCCGCGGTGGTAGCGGTGCGTGATGGCCAAGCCCGTCTGATCGTGCGCAGGGAAACGGAAACAGACTTGTTGGCCCGCGACATGGGAGTTTAA
- a CDS encoding homoserine dehydrogenase has protein sequence MSGEKNLKVALLGCGTVGAQVARILLEDANELASRSGAGLQLIGIAVRNLDAKRDVALPQELFTTDAHGLIAQADVVIELLGGLEPAGEYIAAALSKGASVITGNKALIALEGAKLNEIAAANGAQLRYEAAVAGAIPILRPIADSLAGDRITKVMGIVNGTTNFILDAMDTTGAAFDDVLAEAQALGYAEADPTADVGGHDAAAKAAILASLAFHTNVSSDQVSTEGITEVTAADVSAAAAAGYVIKLLAIAEQAEAGISVRVYPALVRRSHPLATVHGAFNAVFVEAENAGDLMFYGAGAGGNATASAVMGDVVSVARQIAAGAPLPNGSINQAPTLLDFEAITTRYWIGLSVKDQSGVLAAIATVFGEHGVSIESMSQQVDAEAGAQLRILTHQGTEAALASTVEALKALDAVHSVLSVMRVEGN, from the coding sequence TTGAGCGGCGAAAAGAACCTGAAGGTAGCCCTGCTGGGTTGCGGCACCGTCGGAGCCCAAGTGGCCCGAATCCTGCTGGAAGATGCAAATGAACTGGCTTCCCGTTCCGGGGCCGGCCTGCAACTGATCGGCATTGCGGTACGCAACCTCGATGCCAAACGGGATGTAGCGCTGCCCCAGGAGCTTTTCACCACCGACGCCCACGGGCTGATTGCCCAGGCCGATGTGGTGATCGAGCTGCTCGGCGGCCTTGAGCCTGCTGGCGAATACATCGCCGCGGCCCTGTCCAAGGGCGCGAGCGTCATCACCGGCAACAAGGCGCTGATCGCCCTTGAAGGCGCCAAGCTCAACGAGATCGCCGCCGCCAATGGCGCGCAGCTACGCTACGAGGCCGCAGTGGCCGGGGCCATCCCGATCCTGCGCCCGATCGCCGACTCGCTGGCAGGGGACCGCATCACCAAGGTGATGGGCATCGTCAACGGCACCACCAACTTCATCCTCGACGCGATGGACACCACCGGTGCTGCCTTCGACGACGTGCTGGCCGAAGCCCAGGCGCTGGGCTACGCCGAAGCTGATCCAACCGCCGACGTGGGCGGGCACGATGCCGCCGCGAAGGCCGCGATCCTCGCATCCTTGGCTTTCCACACCAACGTCTCCTCCGACCAGGTGTCCACCGAAGGCATCACCGAGGTCACTGCCGCGGATGTGTCCGCAGCGGCGGCAGCCGGCTACGTCATCAAGCTGCTGGCCATTGCCGAGCAGGCCGAAGCGGGCATTTCGGTGCGCGTCTACCCGGCCCTGGTGCGCCGCAGCCACCCATTGGCCACCGTGCATGGCGCGTTCAACGCCGTGTTCGTGGAGGCGGAGAATGCCGGGGATTTGATGTTCTACGGCGCCGGTGCCGGCGGCAACGCCACCGCCTCGGCCGTGATGGGCGATGTGGTTTCCGTGGCTCGGCAGATCGCTGCCGGTGCCCCGCTGCCCAACGGCTCGATCAACCAGGCGCCAACGCTGCTGGACTTCGAGGCGATCACCACCCGCTACTGGATTGGCCTGTCGGTCAAGGACCAGTCCGGCGTGCTGGCCGCCATCGCCACCGTCTTCGGCGAGCATGGGGTCTCCATCGAGTCGATGAGCCAGCAGGTGGACGCCGAAGCCGGCGCGCAGTTGCGCATTCTGACCCACCAGGGCACCGAAGCGGCCCTGGCCAGCACCGTCGAAGCGCTCAAGGCGCTGGACGCGGTGCACTCAGTCTTATCCGTTATGCGAGTTGAAGGAAACTAA
- the thrC gene encoding threonine synthase, with amino-acid sequence MAHQWRGVIREYADRLPVNENTKVITLGEGGTPLVYAPALSAHTGNEVYLKVEGMNPTGSFKDRGMTMAMTAAVAAGAKAVVCASTGNTSASAAAYATQAGLKCAVLVPDGKISMGKMSQAIAHGADIIQIDGNFDNCLEVARKLSENYPVFLVNSVNPARIQGQKTGAFEVVDFLGDAPDYHLLPVGNAGNITAYWKGYKEYSTEWTNEAGKVLEPVSTKNPIMWGFQAAGAAPIVAGHPITEPDTIATAIRIGNPASWEQAEVARDESGGQIDSVTDEQILEAHRWLSSREGVFVEPASAAGVAGLLKHHAAGNVPTGKKIVITVTGHGLKDPDWALKQSDGSDVAPKKVALDVVEVAGALGLA; translated from the coding sequence GTGGCTCACCAGTGGCGCGGAGTAATCCGCGAATATGCCGATCGCCTGCCAGTGAACGAAAATACCAAGGTCATCACCCTGGGCGAAGGCGGCACCCCGTTGGTCTACGCACCGGCGCTGTCGGCCCATACCGGCAATGAGGTGTACCTGAAGGTCGAGGGCATGAACCCGACCGGCTCCTTCAAGGACCGTGGCATGACCATGGCGATGACCGCCGCGGTAGCCGCCGGCGCGAAGGCCGTGGTCTGCGCCTCCACCGGCAACACCTCGGCTTCGGCCGCGGCCTACGCCACCCAGGCCGGCCTGAAGTGCGCCGTGCTGGTACCGGATGGCAAGATCTCCATGGGCAAGATGTCCCAGGCGATCGCCCACGGCGCGGACATCATCCAGATCGACGGCAACTTCGATAACTGCCTTGAGGTCGCCCGCAAGCTCAGCGAGAACTACCCGGTATTCCTGGTCAACTCGGTGAACCCTGCGCGTATCCAGGGCCAGAAGACCGGCGCCTTCGAGGTCGTGGACTTCCTGGGCGACGCACCTGACTACCACCTGCTGCCAGTAGGCAACGCGGGCAACATCACCGCGTACTGGAAGGGCTACAAGGAGTACTCCACTGAGTGGACCAACGAGGCCGGCAAGGTCCTCGAACCGGTATCCACCAAGAACCCGATCATGTGGGGCTTCCAGGCAGCTGGTGCCGCTCCGATTGTTGCCGGGCACCCGATCACCGAACCGGACACCATCGCCACCGCGATCCGCATCGGCAACCCGGCTTCCTGGGAACAGGCCGAAGTAGCCCGCGACGAGTCCGGCGGCCAGATCGACTCGGTCACCGATGAGCAGATCCTTGAAGCCCACCGCTGGCTCTCCTCGCGCGAAGGCGTGTTCGTGGAGCCTGCTTCGGCAGCCGGCGTGGCCGGCCTGCTCAAGCACCACGCAGCGGGCAACGTCCCGACCGGAAAAAAGATCGTGATCACCGTAACCGGCCACGGCCTGAAGGACCCGGACTGGGCCCTGAAGCAGTCCGACGGCTCGGACGTCGCACCAAAGAAGGTGGCCTTGGACGTAGTCGAGGTTGCCGGCGCCCTGGGCCTGGCCTAA